One window of the Candidatus Paceibacterota bacterium genome contains the following:
- a CDS encoding prolyl oligopeptidase family serine peptidase — MDEPKFLLEVPEGVTDKVVVFLPGITGGALTGRFQLLVDVCLRSHIAIARVNLWKDAKDVAGKTLNDLHTGLDEIISLLRSKGYISICIIGKSFGATVLLTSPSLDVAKIALWSPAITVVDFGNNINEWMTKPLSALSSVLSITVDKKYLERKQTNTLIIHGTGDDKVPFSNSEKMATYLPNVHLVAINGADHSYSDKNHELVVVTTSINFFNKE, encoded by the coding sequence ATGGATGAGCCTAAATTTTTACTTGAAGTTCCAGAAGGCGTCACTGATAAAGTGGTAGTTTTCCTGCCCGGAATAACTGGGGGAGCATTGACAGGGCGTTTTCAACTGCTTGTGGATGTGTGCTTAAGGTCTCACATCGCAATTGCAAGGGTTAATCTTTGGAAAGATGCAAAGGATGTTGCAGGTAAAACACTCAACGATCTGCATACTGGTCTTGATGAAATTATTTCGCTTCTGCGTAGTAAGGGTTATATTTCGATATGTATAATTGGAAAAAGCTTTGGTGCTACTGTCTTGCTCACTTCACCTTCATTAGACGTTGCGAAAATTGCCTTATGGTCTCCAGCAATAACTGTCGTAGATTTTGGCAATAATATTAATGAATGGATGACAAAACCACTCAGTGCTCTATCCTCAGTGCTTAGTATAACCGTAGACAAAAAATATTTAGAACGTAAGCAAACAAACACCCTGATTATTCATGGAACAGGGGATGATAAGGTTCCATTTTCTAACTCAGAGAAAATGGCAACCTATCTACCAAATGTACATTTGGTAGCTATAAATGGAGCTGATCATTCTTACAGTGATAAAAACCACGAACTTGTAGTCGTTACTACATCTATCAATTTTTTTAATAAAGAATAG
- a CDS encoding ASCH domain-containing protein — protein sequence MKLQSEPFIKIKNGSKSIEIRLNDEKRQLLKVGDDIEFSLLSDPTQTVKTKVLELLKYKTFKDLFNAFPFEVFGSETKEDLNGIYQYYSTEEESRWGVLGIRVERYNI from the coding sequence ATGAAGTTGCAATCTGAACCATTTATAAAAATTAAGAATGGTTCTAAGTCTATTGAGATACGATTGAATGACGAAAAACGACAACTCCTAAAAGTGGGAGATGATATTGAATTCTCATTATTGTCCGATCCTACCCAAACAGTTAAAACTAAAGTATTAGAACTATTAAAATATAAAACTTTTAAAGACTTATTTAATGCATTCCCATTTGAAGTGTTTGGTTCAGAGACTAAAGAAGATTTGAATGGAATTTATCAATACTATTCCACTGAGGAAGAATCCCGATGGGGAGTCTTAGGAATAAGAGTGGAACGATACAATATATAA
- the ruvX gene encoding Holliday junction resolvase RuvX, whose protein sequence is MTSPKTLGIDYGTRKIGLALSDDGGTFAFPYGVIPRIGGEAHIARLVKDLEVGVLVMGKSTNLSGGDNTIVEEAKLFADAVSSQTSIKVVFIDERFSSMQANQDPGQKKARPQTRTRNTERSIDDDAHAAAIVLQSYLDMQKGR, encoded by the coding sequence ATGACATCACCCAAGACGCTTGGCATTGACTATGGAACAAGGAAGATTGGCCTTGCGCTTTCTGATGACGGTGGAACGTTTGCATTCCCGTATGGAGTGATTCCTCGTATTGGGGGAGAGGCGCATATTGCACGGCTCGTTAAAGATCTAGAGGTAGGGGTACTTGTGATGGGTAAGTCCACAAATCTCTCTGGAGGGGACAATACTATTGTTGAGGAAGCGAAGTTGTTTGCCGATGCTGTAAGTTCACAGACGTCTATCAAAGTAGTTTTTATTGATGAGCGATTTTCATCAATGCAGGCAAATCAGGATCCTGGTCAGAAAAAAGCACGACCACAGACCCGAACACGAAATACTGAAAGGTCTATAGATGATGACGCGCATGCTGCTGCAATTGTTCTTCAGTCATACCTCGATATGCAGAAGGGAAGATAA
- a CDS encoding methionine--tRNA ligase, translating to MINIDDFKKVEMTVGKIISAEPVPDTDKLLRLVVNFGALGERQVVSGIALKVSLESLPGTKAVFVTNLEPRTLRGLESQAMILAASLETPATETIEAQSLFSIIGPLTDIPEGTRVG from the coding sequence ATGATCAATATTGATGACTTTAAGAAGGTTGAAATGACGGTAGGAAAGATTATCTCTGCCGAGCCAGTACCTGATACAGACAAGCTACTTCGTCTCGTGGTTAACTTTGGCGCTCTTGGAGAGCGACAAGTAGTTTCAGGAATTGCACTAAAGGTTTCTTTAGAGTCTCTTCCTGGAACCAAGGCGGTGTTTGTCACTAACCTTGAGCCAAGGACACTCCGTGGACTTGAAAGCCAAGCAATGATTCTCGCAGCATCACTTGAAACTCCCGCGACAGAGACAATTGAAGCACAATCACTTTTTTCAATCATCGGACCGCTCACTGATATTCCAGAAGGCACACGAGTTGGATAA
- the pilM gene encoding pilus assembly protein PilM, translated as MSLIDRFLSLFPPPNMLRLLHSGISITDSGIYVLTLRPKGKGMKLQSYGMYPLPEGVVTLGVIQSPQEVAKALVEINKDHGIRFCAATIPDEKAYIFKTTVNRSGESSISDAVAGKIQEMVPINMQSALFDYTVIDAAADKVDVVVRVAHQKVSSAYFEVFKTAGIQPLQFKVESQAVADAILGEDDMPPSIIVHVGDVRTIFAITYKRAVYFSTTLDYGLAAWEASMQRETGLSPADVKKAIRGTPVEGATHEQIIISLANMLSVVRDEVLRIKEYWKSRDEREIPIHSVIISGAPAVLPGLTKYLADSLELPVKQANVWTNAFSVDEYVPKLQYADSLAYAPAVGVALPQALHW; from the coding sequence ATGTCGCTCATAGATCGATTTCTTTCTTTGTTTCCGCCACCAAACATGTTGCGTTTGTTGCATAGTGGAATTTCTATTACCGACTCTGGAATCTATGTCCTTACGCTTCGCCCCAAAGGAAAGGGAATGAAGTTACAATCTTACGGAATGTATCCACTCCCAGAAGGAGTGGTAACACTTGGTGTTATTCAATCCCCACAAGAAGTGGCAAAGGCACTCGTTGAAATTAACAAAGACCACGGCATTCGTTTTTGTGCAGCGACTATTCCTGACGAAAAGGCATATATCTTTAAAACTACAGTCAACCGCTCAGGAGAGAGTAGTATTTCAGATGCAGTGGCAGGGAAGATCCAGGAAATGGTGCCGATCAATATGCAAAGTGCCCTCTTTGATTACACAGTTATTGATGCAGCTGCTGATAAGGTTGATGTGGTGGTTCGTGTGGCTCACCAGAAAGTGTCTAGCGCATACTTTGAGGTGTTTAAAACAGCAGGAATACAACCGCTACAATTTAAAGTTGAGTCACAGGCAGTAGCTGACGCAATTCTAGGTGAAGACGATATGCCTCCAAGTATTATTGTGCACGTTGGCGATGTGCGTACTATTTTCGCAATCACGTACAAGCGAGCGGTATACTTTTCAACGACACTTGATTACGGACTTGCAGCATGGGAAGCAAGTATGCAGCGTGAGACCGGACTTTCTCCGGCTGATGTTAAGAAAGCAATACGTGGAACACCTGTTGAAGGTGCAACACACGAGCAAATCATCATATCTCTTGCAAACATGCTTTCAGTGGTGCGCGATGAAGTGCTCCGTATTAAAGAGTATTGGAAGAGTAGAGACGAGCGTGAGATTCCAATTCACTCGGTGATCATCTCAGGAGCACCGGCGGTACTTCCAGGACTTACAAAATACTTGGCTGATTCCCTAGAGCTCCCGGTAAAGCAGGCTAATGTGTGGACGAACGCGTTTTCGGTCGATGAGTATGTTCCAAAGTTGCAGTATGCTGATTCACTTGCATACGCACCAGCTGTTGGGGTCGCACTCCCACAAGCATTACACTGGTAA